The following proteins come from a genomic window of Ornithinimicrobium cryptoxanthini:
- a CDS encoding 5-formyltetrahydrofolate cyclo-ligase, producing MVDVRAAKKQARTLARARRRELVESQTAADRGAQGDALARAFLTWLREYAEALGRADLAGLTVTAYEEMPTEPPVSGLVRAAQEVGMRVLLPVTILETRTLRWVDAAGGSPADEGPEALLGVDIALIPGLAVDPEGYRLGQGGGFYDRALPMVRTGVPVIVALHDHELPGSDTAPVPQVPHESHDIRVDGVLTSAGVRLTRQPH from the coding sequence ATGGTCGATGTGCGCGCCGCCAAGAAGCAGGCCCGGACGCTGGCCCGGGCGCGCCGCCGGGAACTGGTCGAGAGCCAGACCGCAGCTGATCGTGGTGCGCAGGGTGACGCGCTGGCGCGGGCTTTCCTCACCTGGCTGCGGGAGTATGCCGAGGCGCTGGGTCGGGCTGACCTGGCCGGTCTGACGGTGACCGCCTATGAGGAGATGCCGACCGAGCCCCCGGTCAGCGGGCTCGTGCGGGCGGCGCAGGAGGTGGGGATGCGGGTGCTGCTGCCGGTGACGATCCTGGAGACCCGCACGCTGCGGTGGGTCGACGCCGCAGGCGGCAGCCCCGCGGATGAGGGGCCCGAGGCCCTGCTGGGCGTGGACATCGCCCTGATCCCCGGTCTGGCTGTCGACCCGGAGGGATACCGTCTCGGCCAGGGCGGCGGGTTCTATGACCGGGCGCTGCCGATGGTGCGCACCGGGGTGCCCGTCATCGTGGCCCTGCACGACCACGAGCTGCCGGGGAGTGACACCGCCCCGGTGCCGCAGGTGCCGCACGAGAGCCACGACATACGGGTCGACGGGGTGCTGACGAGCGCAGGGGTGCGGCTGACCAGGCAGCCGCACTGA
- a CDS encoding penicillin acylase family protein, translating into MSRSVLRRVIVPLVAALVLVTAAAGVLGVGLVRRSFPQVDGELTLTGLSAPIEVLRDERGITHIYADTSEDLFMGQGFTAAQDRFFQMDLRRHVTSGRLSELVGAPGLDTDKVIRTMGWRRVAEAELPMLDPTTRRYLAAYTAGVNAYLEQNPAPSQVSLEYVVLGQSVPDYRIEPWNDLDSLAWLKAMAWDLRGNYTNELDRARLVGSVSRQQLLSLYPEFPVEQHAPILSEDEWKPAPVDDAEPSRGDQSRGGGSSDTTRGRAGGGSTAVAGAQATYDSTLQALAAVPNLLGEGEGIGSNSWVVSGEHTESGLPLLANDPHLGVTQPGIWMQTGLHCREVSDACPFDVTGFSFAGFPGIIIGHNSDIAWGFTNLDPDVTDFYLEEIDEDGRVRRGDGWVPVEERHEVITVAGDDDVTITVRETRHGPILSDVVGSVRDAGLTAPINGVESLTSYDVSLAWTGLEPNRTADAVFLMNQASDWDSFRGAARQFAVPSQNLVYADTEGNIGYQAPGLVPVRETSTNGAPPGFYPAPGWLPAYDWKGWVPFSQMPSTFNPTDGVIVTANQAVTEGSRPFLTSEPAKGYRSQRISDLLTQKLGEGALTVDDMRQIQGDTYSSFADALIPALLEVEVPSDFYREPQQMLTDWDRTAPVDGEQSAAAMYFYSVWGHILELTFEDQLPADMSPDGNSRWMLVVTNLLDRPEDDWWDDKRTAGVVETRDEVLRQAMINARLELTRKNGKDPSDWSWGQLHRVPMRHEVLGSDDVPGLVRWAFNDGPFPAPGGSALVNAFSWDASEGQRVTAAPSMRMVVDLADLDASTWVNQTGNSGHAFHPNYNDQTAAWLANETFPWAHTRAAVEASAVHTLTLRP; encoded by the coding sequence GTGTCCCGAAGTGTCCTGCGTCGAGTGATCGTCCCCCTGGTCGCGGCCCTCGTGCTGGTGACCGCTGCCGCGGGCGTGCTCGGTGTCGGCCTGGTGCGCCGCAGCTTCCCCCAGGTGGACGGTGAGCTGACGCTGACCGGGCTGAGTGCGCCGATCGAGGTGCTGCGCGATGAGCGCGGCATCACGCACATCTATGCGGACACCTCCGAGGACCTCTTCATGGGGCAGGGCTTCACGGCCGCCCAGGACCGGTTCTTCCAGATGGACCTGCGCCGGCACGTGACGTCCGGACGACTCAGTGAGCTGGTCGGCGCCCCCGGCCTGGACACCGACAAGGTGATCCGGACGATGGGGTGGCGCCGCGTCGCCGAGGCCGAGCTGCCGATGCTCGACCCGACCACGCGCCGCTACCTTGCGGCCTACACGGCCGGGGTCAACGCCTACCTCGAGCAGAACCCGGCACCGTCGCAGGTGTCGCTGGAGTATGTCGTGCTCGGGCAGAGCGTGCCCGACTACCGGATCGAGCCGTGGAACGACCTCGACTCCCTCGCCTGGCTGAAGGCGATGGCCTGGGACCTGCGGGGCAACTACACCAATGAGCTTGACCGCGCCCGCCTGGTCGGCAGTGTCTCGAGGCAGCAGCTGCTCTCGCTCTATCCCGAGTTTCCCGTTGAGCAGCACGCGCCGATCCTGTCGGAGGACGAGTGGAAGCCCGCTCCCGTCGACGACGCTGAGCCGTCGCGCGGGGACCAGTCGCGCGGGGGTGGGTCGAGCGACACCACGAGGGGGCGGGCCGGTGGCGGGTCCACCGCCGTCGCCGGCGCGCAGGCGACCTATGACAGCACGCTCCAGGCGCTCGCCGCGGTGCCCAACCTGCTCGGCGAGGGCGAGGGGATTGGTTCCAACTCGTGGGTCGTCTCCGGCGAGCACACCGAGAGCGGCCTGCCGCTGCTGGCCAACGACCCGCACCTCGGGGTCACCCAGCCGGGCATCTGGATGCAGACCGGCCTGCACTGCCGCGAGGTCAGTGATGCGTGCCCCTTTGACGTGACGGGCTTCTCCTTCGCCGGCTTCCCCGGCATCATCATCGGGCACAACAGCGACATCGCCTGGGGCTTCACCAACCTCGACCCGGACGTGACCGACTTCTATCTCGAGGAGATCGACGAGGACGGCCGGGTCCGCCGAGGGGACGGTTGGGTCCCGGTCGAGGAGCGCCACGAGGTGATCACCGTTGCCGGCGACGACGACGTCACCATCACTGTCCGCGAGACTAGGCACGGCCCGATCCTGTCGGACGTCGTGGGCAGCGTGCGCGACGCGGGCCTGACCGCGCCGATCAACGGGGTCGAGTCCCTGACCTCGTATGACGTGTCGCTGGCCTGGACCGGGCTGGAACCGAACCGCACTGCCGACGCGGTGTTCCTGATGAACCAGGCGAGCGACTGGGACTCCTTCCGCGGGGCCGCCCGCCAGTTCGCCGTGCCGAGCCAGAACCTCGTCTATGCCGACACCGAGGGCAACATCGGCTATCAGGCACCCGGGCTGGTGCCGGTGCGCGAGACAAGCACCAACGGGGCTCCTCCCGGGTTCTATCCCGCACCAGGCTGGCTCCCGGCCTATGACTGGAAGGGCTGGGTGCCCTTCAGCCAGATGCCCTCGACGTTCAACCCGACAGATGGTGTGATCGTCACCGCCAACCAGGCCGTGACCGAGGGCTCGCGCCCCTTCCTGACCTCGGAGCCCGCCAAGGGCTACCGCTCCCAGCGGATCAGTGACCTGCTCACCCAGAAGCTGGGTGAGGGAGCGCTGACCGTCGACGACATGCGTCAGATCCAGGGGGACACCTACAGCTCGTTCGCCGACGCTCTCATCCCCGCCCTCCTGGAGGTCGAGGTCCCCTCCGACTTCTATCGCGAGCCGCAGCAGATGCTCACCGACTGGGACCGCACGGCACCGGTCGACGGGGAGCAGTCGGCGGCCGCGATGTACTTCTACTCGGTCTGGGGCCACATCCTGGAGCTGACCTTCGAGGACCAGCTGCCTGCGGACATGTCGCCGGACGGCAACTCGCGGTGGATGCTCGTGGTGACCAACCTGCTCGACCGTCCCGAGGACGACTGGTGGGACGACAAGCGCACCGCCGGCGTGGTCGAGACCCGTGACGAGGTCCTGCGCCAGGCGATGATCAACGCCCGCCTGGAACTGACCCGCAAGAACGGCAAGGACCCGTCCGACTGGTCCTGGGGCCAGCTGCACCGGGTCCCGATGCGCCACGAGGTCCTCGGCAGCGACGACGTGCCGGGCCTGGTCCGGTGGGCGTTCAATGACGGGCCCTTCCCGGCGCCGGGCGGCTCGGCGCTGGTCAACGCCTTCAGCTGGGACGCGAGTGAGGGACAGCGGGTCACGGCGGCGCCATCGATGCGCATGGTGGTCGACCTGGCGGACCTGGACGCCTCGACCTGGGTGAACCAGACGGGCAACTCCGGCCATGCGTTCCACCCCAACTACAACGACCAGACGGCCGCGTGGCTGGCCAACGAGACCTTCCCGTGGGCGCACACCCGCGCCGCGGTCGAGGCCTCGGCGGTCCACACCCTGACGCTGCGTCCGTAG
- a CDS encoding FmdB family zinc ribbon protein, producing the protein MPTYSYACKSCDNAFDIQQAFSDDALTVCPKCGGSLRKRYGSVGVVFKGSGFYRTDSRKGAVAAGKASTEAGTSSGSGESGSGGSSSTSGDSASGGSGSGSSGSGASTASTSSGSKSTGSSTSAASA; encoded by the coding sequence GTGCCGACCTACTCCTACGCCTGCAAGAGCTGCGACAACGCGTTCGACATCCAGCAGGCCTTCAGCGATGACGCCCTGACCGTGTGTCCGAAGTGCGGTGGCAGCCTGCGCAAGCGCTATGGCTCGGTGGGCGTCGTCTTCAAGGGGTCCGGCTTCTATCGCACCGACTCGCGCAAGGGAGCGGTGGCAGCGGGCAAGGCGTCGACCGAGGCCGGGACCTCATCGGGTTCCGGGGAGTCGGGGTCGGGTGGTTCCTCCAGCACCTCGGGCGACTCGGCGTCGGGTGGCTCAGGTTCAGGCAGCTCTGGCTCGGGGGCGTCCACAGCGTCCACCTCGAGCGGTTCGAAGTCCACAGGTTCGTCGACGAGCGCCGCGAGCGCCTGA
- a CDS encoding SAF domain-containing protein translates to MTRSIRVPLRGHDRRSVWRRGVLRRILAAVLLAAAVYAVTTALVPAPPDPGPVVVVATSDLAVGDEITADSVRPVRMPVGLVPDGALSDPASAHGALTTAPLRAGEVITDLRVSPRGPLEGLDPDLVLAHLPLTEPDLSAILGPGTRVDVLATVDGAVLATDILVVQRVPGADATGVTQSFLVAVTPSQAARLAAAAGADLPGQGLTVVIRR, encoded by the coding sequence GTGACCAGGTCCATACGAGTGCCGCTGCGCGGCCACGACCGGCGATCGGTCTGGCGCCGTGGTGTCCTGCGCAGGATCCTCGCCGCTGTCCTCCTCGCCGCTGCGGTGTATGCCGTGACGACCGCCCTCGTCCCGGCTCCCCCGGACCCTGGTCCAGTCGTGGTCGTGGCGACCTCCGACCTGGCCGTCGGTGACGAGATCACGGCCGACTCCGTGCGCCCGGTCCGGATGCCCGTGGGTCTGGTGCCTGACGGCGCACTGTCGGACCCTGCCTCAGCCCATGGCGCCCTCACCACCGCTCCGCTGCGGGCAGGCGAGGTGATCACCGACCTGCGGGTCTCACCCCGCGGCCCCCTAGAGGGTCTCGACCCTGATCTCGTCCTGGCTCACCTGCCACTGACCGAGCCAGACCTGTCGGCCATCCTCGGGCCGGGGACGCGGGTCGATGTGCTGGCGACCGTCGACGGGGCGGTGCTGGCGACCGACATACTGGTCGTCCAACGGGTCCCGGGTGCCGACGCCACCGGGGTGACTCAGAGTTTCCTCGTGGCGGTGACGCCCTCCCAGGCGGCGCGGTTGGCGGCCGCAGCGGGCGCCGACCTGCCGGGACAGGGCCTCACGGTCGTCATCCGACGCTGA
- the mscL gene encoding large conductance mechanosensitive channel protein MscL, with translation MLQGFKDFIMRGNIVDLAVAVVIGTAFAKVVEVVVGSLITPLLNAMGGAEARGLGFEVISGNSATYMDFAAIINALIVFLLTALVVYFVIVVPMNKVNTRMGFGVAADEAPAEDVALLTEIRDLLARGNR, from the coding sequence ATGCTTCAGGGATTCAAGGACTTCATCATGCGGGGCAACATCGTCGACCTCGCGGTTGCGGTGGTCATCGGCACCGCGTTCGCCAAGGTCGTCGAGGTCGTCGTCGGCTCTCTCATCACCCCGCTGCTCAACGCCATGGGTGGCGCCGAGGCTCGCGGCCTGGGCTTTGAGGTCATCAGCGGCAACTCCGCGACCTACATGGACTTCGCCGCGATCATCAACGCGCTGATCGTCTTCCTGCTGACCGCGCTGGTCGTCTACTTCGTCATCGTCGTCCCGATGAACAAGGTGAACACCCGCATGGGCTTCGGCGTCGCGGCGGACGAGGCTCCGGCCGAGGACGTCGCCCTGCTGACCGAGATCCGCGACCTGCTGGCCCGCGGCAACCGCTGA
- a CDS encoding DUF4011 domain-containing protein: MKQPVDAPGSRVGQETLSVLESAQAIWRGELAELGGRNGLLWHREMPTGTLDLTVAHPGGVAKLLAGHSTLLSELVRESVALAETRRRLTAIRAKALELQREHGLSVLFLAVGMASWHLPRAPIPPRAPVLLRGARIRPTDATRQDYVLRLDSDVVFNPALEHYLRGERGIELDGQELARGSSGRHGFDPRPTYDALEQACEGIPEFGIGPQLVLSTYPLAKLPLVAELSGPVERLAQRPLVVSLATRLASQDAPEASTTPTQFGSAEAGATRVAAYDDSTVLEADRSQREVLDRLDSGSSLVLDAEPGTGRTQTIVNAVARRLANGGTVLVAAEHRQSLEDVHQQLRSLGMGDLVLDVRESPAAARRAAAELVDDLDRARHSALATGEEDAVRAQDEDAGGARDVEAGGAEDVDRAATESRTPGDPLAVLQRHEDYLHGVREPWGVTLAETQDVLTRLAGLEQPPASHVRLERDVLTQLTTDAMGEVRDALTRAVSAGAWVRRGEDPWFGAQITSPEDADRAATIVSDLVTGRFTSAREEVNALCDKVGLPPPVNIQQWSRTFDLLRRVRDTLDVFTPQVYEAPLDELVQARTKHPRGSADKLPAMARSRLRRQARSLLRPGTPPPDLADRLTHAREERAEWESLAGRAARPSTPRGWEEAAQEYAELHGQLSWLAEVLEPVAAGRDLETTHLDLLLERLIRLDARADRLPVVAAVHADLQPLRDRGLGLLVDDLARRGVAAEHVEAEADLVFWASLHDQVAAGEGQTTSAELRSALTELETLGREGLEAARAAVLEAARQRVAVAVARHEEQEEALRSVVDAGPPLRMTDLFEAAPDLIRVLRPCWLASTLTIPATVPVGTTVDLLVIDEAQRVPLAHAVPALTRAEQVLVVGDSGGLPATMLTTVVDERARPRQDVSDSVLAAAAAVLPAASLANHYRALDQRMLPRRAGSTVAGFPGVRLPSRVTHVEATDLEALIGTVVDVVLDHGQRTPDHSLGVVVDDIAIVEALEHALRDRAGAADVAGAFREDVSEPFLLSTVESAAGDVRDRMIVVLTGRADLDAAWAGAALGSARRSVVVVSDGPLEGLPDSPGRTMVRETIAAARSEVGRESAAAPALIADLATRLRAEGLTVRCDFGEGPHRIELVVDDPDEPERPLLAIDTDALPARDGLDPDRLRTRSTQLRRLGWTPVRVWTTDVFRDPAREVARLVDVARRAAQARGR, encoded by the coding sequence GTGAAGCAACCAGTCGACGCCCCGGGGTCCCGCGTCGGCCAAGAGACCCTGTCCGTCCTCGAGTCCGCGCAGGCGATCTGGCGGGGGGAGCTTGCCGAGCTCGGCGGTCGCAACGGCCTGTTGTGGCACCGCGAGATGCCCACCGGCACCCTCGACCTGACCGTGGCGCACCCCGGCGGCGTCGCCAAGCTGCTGGCTGGTCACAGCACCTTGCTCTCCGAGCTCGTGCGTGAGTCCGTCGCCCTGGCTGAGACCCGTCGCCGGCTGACCGCGATCCGAGCCAAGGCCCTCGAGCTGCAGCGTGAGCACGGGCTGAGCGTCCTCTTCCTCGCGGTCGGGATGGCCTCCTGGCACTTGCCTCGGGCACCGATCCCTCCTCGTGCGCCTGTGCTGCTCCGGGGAGCGCGGATCCGTCCGACCGATGCGACGCGTCAGGACTATGTGCTCCGGCTCGACTCGGACGTCGTGTTCAACCCGGCCCTAGAGCACTACCTGCGTGGCGAGCGGGGGATCGAGCTGGACGGTCAGGAGCTTGCGCGTGGCAGCTCGGGACGGCACGGGTTTGACCCACGGCCGACGTATGACGCACTGGAGCAGGCCTGCGAGGGCATCCCCGAGTTCGGGATCGGACCGCAGCTCGTCCTCAGCACCTATCCGCTCGCCAAGCTGCCGCTGGTGGCTGAGCTGTCTGGGCCTGTGGAGCGACTGGCTCAGCGCCCTCTGGTCGTCTCTCTCGCAACCAGGTTGGCATCACAGGATGCCCCTGAGGCTTCCACTACACCGACGCAGTTCGGGTCGGCGGAAGCAGGGGCCACCCGCGTCGCGGCATACGACGACAGCACCGTGCTGGAGGCGGACCGGTCCCAGCGCGAGGTGCTTGACCGCCTCGACTCCGGGAGCTCGCTCGTCCTGGATGCCGAGCCCGGCACGGGGCGCACCCAGACCATCGTCAACGCCGTCGCTCGTCGACTCGCTAACGGGGGGACGGTCCTCGTCGCAGCAGAGCACCGCCAGTCCCTCGAGGACGTCCACCAGCAGCTGCGGTCTCTTGGCATGGGCGACCTGGTGCTGGACGTCCGGGAGTCGCCTGCCGCAGCTCGCCGTGCCGCCGCCGAACTTGTCGACGACCTGGACCGGGCGCGTCACTCCGCGCTGGCCACGGGCGAGGAGGACGCGGTTAGGGCCCAGGACGAGGACGCGGGTGGGGCCCGGGACGTGGAAGCCGGTGGGGCCGAGGACGTGGACCGCGCGGCGACCGAGAGCCGGACCCCCGGCGACCCGCTCGCCGTGCTGCAGCGCCATGAGGACTACCTGCACGGCGTGCGTGAGCCGTGGGGGGTCACGCTCGCCGAGACGCAGGATGTGCTGACCCGGCTCGCGGGTCTGGAGCAGCCGCCCGCCTCCCACGTCCGGCTCGAGCGTGATGTCCTCACCCAGCTCACCACTGACGCGATGGGTGAGGTCCGGGACGCGCTCACCCGCGCAGTGTCCGCAGGTGCTTGGGTGCGCCGCGGCGAGGATCCCTGGTTCGGGGCGCAGATCACCTCACCCGAGGACGCAGACCGCGCGGCGACGATCGTCAGCGACCTGGTGACCGGCAGGTTCACGTCCGCCCGGGAGGAGGTCAACGCTCTGTGCGACAAGGTTGGCCTGCCGCCACCGGTCAACATCCAGCAGTGGTCCCGGACCTTCGACCTGCTGCGACGCGTGCGGGACACCCTGGACGTCTTCACCCCGCAGGTCTATGAGGCGCCCCTAGACGAGCTGGTCCAGGCGAGGACGAAGCACCCCCGTGGCAGCGCGGACAAGCTCCCGGCGATGGCGCGCAGCCGGTTGCGTCGCCAGGCGCGCAGCCTGCTGCGCCCCGGCACCCCGCCCCCGGATCTCGCGGATCGCCTCACCCATGCGCGCGAGGAGCGCGCGGAGTGGGAGTCCCTCGCGGGTCGAGCCGCCCGGCCGAGCACACCGCGTGGGTGGGAGGAGGCCGCGCAGGAGTATGCCGAGCTGCACGGGCAGCTCTCCTGGCTCGCCGAGGTCCTGGAGCCCGTTGCGGCCGGCCGGGATCTTGAGACGACTCACCTGGACCTGCTCCTCGAGCGGCTGATCCGCCTGGACGCCCGCGCCGACCGCCTGCCGGTCGTGGCCGCGGTCCACGCCGACCTGCAGCCACTGCGCGATCGCGGTCTTGGCCTGCTGGTCGATGACCTGGCACGCCGCGGGGTTGCCGCCGAGCACGTCGAGGCCGAGGCGGACCTGGTCTTCTGGGCATCCCTGCACGACCAGGTCGCCGCTGGGGAGGGACAGACGACTAGCGCCGAGCTGCGGTCAGCCCTCACCGAGCTCGAGACCCTGGGGCGGGAGGGGCTGGAGGCCGCCCGGGCGGCTGTGCTTGAGGCAGCTCGGCAGCGGGTTGCCGTGGCGGTGGCCCGGCACGAGGAGCAGGAGGAGGCACTGCGGTCGGTCGTGGATGCCGGACCGCCGCTGCGCATGACGGATCTCTTCGAGGCGGCTCCGGACCTGATCCGGGTGCTGCGGCCGTGCTGGCTGGCCAGCACCCTGACCATCCCGGCGACCGTGCCCGTGGGCACCACGGTCGACCTGCTGGTGATCGACGAGGCACAGCGCGTGCCGCTGGCCCATGCTGTCCCGGCGCTGACCAGAGCCGAGCAGGTGCTGGTCGTCGGCGACTCCGGCGGCCTGCCCGCCACCATGCTGACGACAGTGGTGGACGAGCGGGCCAGACCTCGGCAGGACGTGTCAGACTCGGTGCTGGCTGCGGCCGCGGCGGTGCTGCCGGCCGCGAGCCTGGCCAACCACTATCGGGCGCTGGACCAGCGGATGCTGCCCCGACGCGCGGGCTCCACGGTCGCAGGCTTCCCGGGCGTGCGGCTGCCCTCGCGGGTGACCCATGTGGAGGCAACGGACCTCGAGGCCTTGATCGGCACCGTCGTTGACGTGGTCCTCGACCACGGCCAACGCACGCCGGACCACTCGCTCGGCGTCGTGGTCGACGACATCGCCATCGTCGAGGCTCTCGAGCACGCGCTGCGGGACCGGGCCGGAGCCGCAGACGTGGCCGGCGCCTTCCGGGAGGACGTCAGCGAGCCGTTTCTGCTCAGCACGGTCGAGTCTGCGGCGGGCGATGTCCGTGATCGGATGATCGTGGTGCTGACCGGACGAGCAGACCTCGACGCCGCCTGGGCCGGCGCTGCCCTGGGGTCGGCGCGCAGATCAGTGGTGGTGGTCAGCGACGGACCGCTCGAGGGCCTGCCCGACTCTCCAGGCCGCACGATGGTGCGCGAGACGATCGCGGCGGCACGATCTGAGGTGGGCCGCGAGAGTGCAGCAGCACCGGCGCTGATCGCCGACCTGGCAACCCGGCTGCGCGCGGAGGGACTGACGGTCCGCTGCGACTTCGGTGAGGGACCGCACCGGATCGAGCTCGTCGTGGATGACCCGGATGAACCTGAGCGTCCCCTGTTGGCCATCGACACCGACGCCCTGCCCGCGCGGGACGGACTCGACCCGGACCGCCTCCGCACCCGCAGCACCCAGCTGCGACGGCTGGGCTGGACGCCCGTGCGGGTCTGGACCACCGACGTCTTCCGCGACCCCGCCCGAGAGGTGGCCCGCCTCGTCGACGTTGCCCGCCGGGCCGCTCAGGCGCGCGGGCGATGA
- a CDS encoding nucleotidyltransferase family protein, which produces MSVVTAESVSLRAAIAAHRDAMDLILRRYRAVNPRLFGSVARGDATADSDIDLLVDLLPSGGNDLLRVAGVAEELSQLLESRVDVVAASLLRDEVSSSALVDAVPV; this is translated from the coding sequence ATGAGCGTGGTTACGGCCGAGAGCGTTTCGCTGCGTGCAGCGATCGCGGCGCATCGTGATGCCATGGACCTCATCCTGCGGCGATACCGGGCTGTCAATCCCCGCCTCTTCGGCTCTGTTGCACGCGGCGATGCAACTGCCGACAGCGACATCGACCTGCTAGTAGACCTGCTGCCGAGCGGTGGGAACGATCTGCTGCGCGTGGCCGGCGTCGCCGAAGAACTGAGCCAACTCCTAGAGTCAAGGGTCGACGTGGTGGCGGCATCGCTGTTGCGTGATGAGGTGTCGTCCAGTGCTCTGGTTGATGCGGTGCCGGTGTGA
- a CDS encoding YlcI/YnfO family protein, with the protein MTTEPRTPDQEYDFYAQPTNQEPQGPPRRRSKRLTTPIAVRFPPELLAEVKRRADADDRSVSAWIRRAVEHELNRPA; encoded by the coding sequence ATGACTACTGAACCAAGGACGCCAGATCAGGAGTACGACTTTTACGCCCAGCCGACCAACCAGGAGCCGCAGGGCCCGCCGCGTCGCCGCAGCAAGCGACTGACCACGCCGATCGCAGTTCGGTTCCCGCCCGAGCTGCTCGCCGAAGTCAAGCGCCGCGCCGACGCCGACGACCGGTCAGTCTCGGCATGGATCCGACGCGCCGTCGAGCACGAATTGAACAGACCAGCCTGA
- a CDS encoding AAA family ATPase: MAVGRVHLFYGFAGSGKTILARELSSGGRGVRFTLDEWMLRLHPGLHFESADYGEKAAEVREVIWTIAEQVLLAGVDVVLDWNSWSQARRSWAVERASAIGAPVLLHTLTASIEVASARVKDRTASGAQFAHPVTTEGNEHLASLMEEPSSTEGMEIHRH, from the coding sequence ATGGCTGTTGGACGCGTGCATCTCTTCTATGGCTTCGCCGGCTCGGGCAAGACCATTCTCGCTCGCGAGCTCAGCAGCGGTGGTCGCGGCGTTCGCTTCACCCTCGACGAATGGATGCTGCGTCTGCACCCCGGCCTCCACTTTGAGTCCGCCGATTATGGCGAGAAGGCAGCTGAGGTACGTGAGGTGATCTGGACGATCGCCGAGCAAGTCCTGCTGGCCGGTGTTGACGTCGTTTTGGACTGGAACAGCTGGTCACAGGCTCGTCGCAGCTGGGCCGTCGAGCGGGCGTCAGCAATCGGCGCACCGGTCCTGTTGCACACGTTGACCGCTTCCATCGAAGTGGCCTCTGCCCGCGTCAAAGACCGCACGGCGAGTGGCGCTCAGTTCGCCCACCCCGTGACTACGGAGGGCAACGAGCACCTTGCCTCACTGATGGAAGAACCGTCCAGCACGGAGGGGATGGAAATTCACCGTCACTGA
- a CDS encoding addiction module protein, with translation MTSTGDVFEAALTLPESDRAELAHRLIATLGDPADDPDVVAAEWSIELSRRLADIEAGTTTGIPWEELRKQLKS, from the coding sequence ATGACTTCGACCGGTGACGTTTTCGAGGCCGCCCTGACCCTGCCCGAGAGCGACCGTGCTGAACTCGCCCACCGTCTCATCGCCACCCTGGGCGATCCTGCCGACGATCCCGACGTGGTCGCCGCGGAGTGGAGCATCGAGCTCAGCCGTCGGCTGGCCGACATCGAGGCAGGGACGACAACCGGTATTCCCTGGGAGGAGCTGCGCAAGCAGCTCAAGTCGTGA
- a CDS encoding YceI family protein, which translates to MGLFNRSKKTTTEAATVVSEPGTSFVSDLAGDYVLDPSHTRLGFSARHAMVTKVRGNFEDFEGSAHIDTTTPANSKVEVSIQAASVTTGNEQRDGHLKTPDFFDIENHPTISFTSTNVKRDGSEWAITGDLTINGVSKPVTIDFEETGSAKDPYGNTRIGFEGATTIDRTDWNLNFNTTLETGGVLVSEKVKLEFDISAIAQVPTVA; encoded by the coding sequence ATGGGCCTGTTCAACCGCTCCAAGAAGACCACCACCGAAGCAGCGACCGTCGTCTCCGAGCCAGGCACGAGCTTCGTCTCGGACCTCGCCGGCGACTACGTGCTCGACCCGAGCCACACCCGCCTGGGCTTCTCCGCCCGCCACGCGATGGTCACGAAGGTTCGCGGCAACTTCGAGGACTTCGAGGGATCGGCCCACATCGACACCACGACCCCGGCCAACTCCAAGGTTGAGGTGAGCATCCAGGCAGCATCCGTCACCACGGGCAACGAGCAGCGCGATGGCCACCTCAAGACCCCCGACTTCTTCGACATCGAGAACCACCCGACGATCAGCTTCACCTCCACCAACGTGAAGCGCGACGGTTCCGAGTGGGCCATCACCGGCGACCTCACCATCAACGGTGTCAGCAAGCCCGTCACAATCGACTTCGAGGAGACCGGATCGGCCAAGGACCCTTACGGCAACACCCGCATCGGGTTCGAGGGCGCCACGACGATCGACCGAACCGACTGGAACCTCAACTTCAACACGACGCTCGAGACTGGCGGCGTCCTAGTGAGCGAGAAGGTCAAGCTCGAGTTCGACATCTCCGCGATCGC